One region of Desulfobacterales bacterium genomic DNA includes:
- a CDS encoding sodium:alanine symporter family protein: METILARLSGIVWGPVTIVLLVGTGIFITLLVRGIQLRKFIYAWNLISGKFDNPEDEGEITHFQALSAALSATIGTGNIAGVGTAVALGGPGAVFWMWVTAVFGMGLKYAECLLSLHYRVVNEDGTVGAGPMYYLERGVGQKWLGMLFAVFAVIASFGIGNMVQANSVAEPVLTYFGIPKIVTGLVIGALVFAVIVGGIKRIGQVASRLVPFMAIFYIAGALLVIFRYMDGVPAAFSLIFHDAFCGTAAAGGFTGAAVAQAIRFGVARGVFSNEAGLGSAPIAHGAAQTSEPVREGLVAMLGPFIDTIVICTMTALVIILTDAYKLGLTGADLTANAFGTGMPGPGGYIVAFGIIFFAFSTAISWSYYGDRCIDYLFGKKMVMPYRIFYCLLLPVGASVQLDLVWTISDIGNALMAWPNLIGLIVLSPVVLRMTKEYFSDPQRIYPLKKNRGGV, encoded by the coding sequence ATGGAAACCATTCTGGCACGACTCAGCGGTATCGTATGGGGTCCGGTAACTATCGTTCTGCTGGTAGGTACGGGAATATTTATTACATTACTGGTCCGCGGCATCCAGTTGCGAAAGTTTATCTATGCCTGGAACCTGATTTCGGGAAAGTTCGACAATCCGGAAGATGAAGGGGAAATTACCCATTTTCAGGCGCTGAGCGCCGCCTTGTCGGCCACGATCGGGACCGGCAATATTGCCGGCGTGGGCACGGCAGTTGCGCTGGGTGGTCCGGGCGCTGTCTTCTGGATGTGGGTGACCGCCGTTTTCGGCATGGGCCTCAAGTATGCCGAATGCCTGTTATCGTTGCATTACCGGGTTGTCAATGAGGACGGCACCGTGGGGGCCGGCCCCATGTATTATCTGGAACGGGGCGTGGGCCAGAAGTGGCTGGGTATGCTGTTTGCCGTATTTGCCGTGATTGCCTCCTTTGGCATCGGAAACATGGTTCAGGCCAATTCGGTTGCCGAGCCGGTGCTGACGTATTTTGGAATTCCAAAGATAGTCACCGGACTGGTGATCGGTGCCCTGGTGTTTGCTGTCATTGTCGGGGGGATCAAGCGGATCGGGCAGGTGGCCAGCCGCCTGGTTCCCTTTATGGCCATATTTTATATTGCCGGCGCGTTGCTGGTTATTTTCAGGTATATGGACGGCGTCCCGGCTGCCTTTTCACTCATTTTTCATGATGCGTTCTGCGGAACGGCCGCTGCCGGTGGTTTTACGGGGGCTGCGGTGGCGCAGGCCATTCGGTTCGGTGTTGCCAGAGGTGTGTTTTCCAATGAGGCAGGGCTTGGCAGCGCACCGATTGCTCATGGTGCGGCCCAGACCAGCGAACCTGTCCGGGAAGGCCTGGTCGCCATGCTGGGGCCCTTTATCGATACGATCGTGATCTGCACCATGACCGCTCTTGTCATTATCCTTACCGATGCCTACAAACTGGGCCTTACCGGTGCGGATTTGACCGCCAATGCGTTCGGGACCGGTATGCCGGGGCCGGGGGGGTATATCGTGGCCTTCGGCATTATCTTTTTTGCCTTTTCAACTGCCATCAGCTGGTCGTATTACGGAGACCGGTGCATTGACTACCTGTTCGGTAAAAAAATGGTGATGCCCTACCGGATATTCTACTGCCTGCTGCTGCCGGTCGGTGCGTCGGTTCAACTGGACCTGGTATGGACGATTTCGGATATCGGCAACGCCCTGATGGCATGGCCCAATCTGATCGGGTTGATTGTTCTGAGTCCGGTCGTGCTCCGGATGACAAAGGAATATTTTTCCGACCCGCAGCGGATTTATCCGCTCAAAAAAAACCGCGGCGGAGTGTGA